A segment of the Gallus gallus isolate bGalGal1 chromosome 17, bGalGal1.mat.broiler.GRCg7b, whole genome shotgun sequence genome:
GTCAAGTAATTgctcataataataataacactCTTGCTGTACAGTTTGTAAATTGAGAATATTTATACATAATAtaacattcaaaaatatttaaatgacgTGGCAGTATTTTTAGCATCCAAGTTTAATTTACAgggaatgaaaaacagaaaatctatCTACAGTCCATCTCACATGTCAATTCTAAAAGGCTTAATATAACAGCTTTCAGTATAAAGAGGTGTTCTAaatttgtcatttcttttttcttcagcttttattttcctggaatGATTCTTGGAAACACAATATACAAGCCCTCACATCTTAGCAATAAATGTACAATATcttacatttcttatttttgaaaagatAACTCCAGGTAATAAAAGTATAGCTTTAcatgttttttaaaacagaacaagaaagctagccaagagaaaaattatttcagtggaatGTGTTGGGGTTAGGTCTTATCATCATAACAACTTTCTTTAGCGAGTATGATCCCCCCCGGAATTCAGCCCAGTAAACGCCATCCTGATATCGACTGCGGTAGTGTCCACCACGATACCAAACTCCATTGAGATTTGAATGAGCACATGCGTTGTACCACCATCCTCCTTTTTGATAATGAGCACAATTACCTGTAAAAGAGAGCTCAATTTCAGTCTTAGAAACAAAGATCTTATAGCAAGCAAAAAAGCTCAACACAAAGTGCATTTTTTAAGTATGTATTTATTAACATGTAATCTGTGAAGCATGTGCAAGGTGAACTGAGCCTTCTTCAAGAGCCATGTTCTGTAGACAGACTCTCTTCTTTGCTGGAAAATCTGTTGCATTATTGTCTCAAATAACCCTCATGGTACGTTTTACAGACCTTTGTTTaatgtaaataatatttttaattcagtacgTATAAGAGTTGGTTGACACATCAGTTTGTCAGTTTTTGCTTCATAAGTTAATAATTGACAACTCTTAAAATGAGAATAAGTTTTATCTTTTGTGTACAGCCACAATTTATTATGCAAGAGACCAAAAGGGACCTTATTACCTGTGTATACATCGTGGTCCCGGTCCAATGTGGTGAACTGTTTACCATTGTGCCAAGTGAAGGAGTCTCCTGCATTGCCGTTGTAGCGTCCCAGTCTCAGCTTGTAATACTCACTTTCTGGCTCCAGTCTGAAGCTAGCATACTCAGCAAATACTTTTCGACCTGACCAGTCTTCCATTGTTATGAGCAGTTTGTAGTTGCCTTGATTTGTTAaccaataaatattttctaatccGAGCCAATATTCTCCATCTATATTACCAAATCCTTGCTATAAAGGAAGCAAGAGAAGCATGTTAGTACTGTGCCTGCTTTATTGAATCTGAATGTATTCTTAAGTAGATAGCAAGCTCCTTTTTAAAGTAAGCTGTTGACCAGACTCTAAACCCatcttttaaattactttaCCAGTAGAGGGTAGAAGATATTAAACTGCTCACTTGTCCTAACCTTGTATGTCTCCCAGTTTCTGAAAAAGTTGACAGAACCATCCAGCCGTCTTTGAATGACTGTCCAGCCACCGGGGTCGTGCCGCTGATCACACCAGACTTGCATAAGTCGATTTGTGTTTTCTGGTTTTACAAGATAGATGGAGCTTGTGTCATGGCCATCTTCTAATGCTTGTAGACAATCTCTCCAGGGTCCTGTGTCAAAACAGTAAGAGTCTGCAGTCAAAATGTGATTGAGCATCACTTAAATACAGAGCAATATTTGAATTTGTTAGcgtttttctgtgctttttagaGTATATTTCCTTCTGCTAAGTAGCAcatttgttggtttgttggttttttttgtcttcttgaaGCTATGGTGTCCACTAAGTCTTTTCAGACAGATTACTTCATTGTAATGTTATTGCTGGAACGTTTCACAGTGAATTACTGATATGGGTAGCTTTTTAAGGCGGCTGAATTCTAATAACATTGGTTATATTTTCCAAGAAACCAATTAGGAATTCTGTAGGTAAATATTAATACATTAGAAAAAAGAATGATAAGGAGGAAGGTTTGTCAGATTTCTCTTCTGACTAGTCACCGTGAAACATATATTGCTGTTAAAAGtatcttccttttaaaattatttcagttaatcaacttttgtttttcataagaAAGTCCAATGCTGAAAGTGGTAGGGCTACCCTTGTACTTAGCAAGTGAGGTAGTAATATATGAGTTTTGTGGAACTGTCAGTGTTTTctcctgttgttgttttttttttttttttttttgtctttttaacaAAATCAGAAGTCAGTGTACCCGGAGACAATCCAATTTTTTGATCTGTGGTAGTTCTGTGTACTTGTTTCCTCTGTCATCCTCACAGATTGCAATTAGAGTACTGCTGCTGGGCTCATTCTCTATTTCTGTTGTGGCTAACTGTTCAGATTTCTGGAAATGCATATGTAGATGCAGTATTTGGGGACACAGAGGGAACAGGAGATAGGTGTAATGAGTGATGGTAATTTATATtgctcttatttattttatcactTTTACTCAGACTTTCTGCTGTTGAAATGCTAGAAATCAGATTTATTATGCATTTTTCACCTCTGTGTCTTTATATTTAACCTAACAGAGTACGTTCTTTTCAAATTTGTTGAgaccctggcacaggctgcctagagaagctgtggatgtcccatcccttgAAGTGTCTGacaccaggctggatggggctttggggagCCTGATCTGGTGTTGGGCAACCCAaggaggagggttggaactggatcatctttaaggtcccatccaacccaggtCGTTATGTGATTTCATCCTAACGTGTTTTGTAAGCTTTTAGCTGTACCAAGCAAGTCTAAGGAAGAGTTTTCCTAGACAGGGATTGAAATTTTACTTGGAATTCATCTTTTGCTTAGTAGAATAGTTAGTAAAATACAATTGCAGTTATTTTGAACAATTTCTAGTGCTGGCCTTAGGTTACTTACTGGCTATTTACTGGTTATTCTACATAATTTCTTAATATTATGCACTTATTCAATATTTTGCAGAAGTGATTAACCAAGCTTGCCCTTTTGGGAATGAGTGGCAAGCAGGAACACAAATAAGAACGTGAAGTGAAcgatttatttttgcttgtgtTTAGAAGCTGAAATTCTTCTACTCAAAATCAAAACCAAGTATCTTTTTTTACATTTCCCCATATTTAAAATTTGTATGTTCTTATGTATGTGTAGATTTTTATGTTATGCTTATCCATGGAGTTGAGTAAATTTCAGTTGTATTTTGAATGCTGGAGCTGTGTACTTATCTACATACTACTTTatcaattattttcttgtgGGAGGTACTGAGCCAACAGTAACAGATTTTGCTATTAtattggagaggaaaaaaaagcaatggtCTTGAAATACCGAGAGAATCCTGATTTTCAGATAATTAGTTTTGATAAAGTCTCTTCAAGAGAGTAAAGCAGACCTTTGAGATGTAGTACCTTTTTAGTCAATGTGTCTTTCAACAGAGAAGACACATTtaacatcagaaatattttgggGTGGATATGTAGGATGGAGATGTGTAATGAGACTGTGCATGTATATTACATGAAGACCGTAGTAGTTTTTGATAACTGATAGTCGGACATCTTCAGTATAGCTTTGGACTTACATCCATCTATGCCCATGGGAATGAAATCTGTCCTAAGATAAGTTGAAGAACGTGAAATACGTTTAAAATATGGTTGTAGGTAACTTTGCTAACTCAGCGTAATTACTTTCTCCAgtgatgttgttttgttttgtctgcttaatttctctcttctgtagTTGTTAGTTGTTGGGATTGTATTCATTTGGATGAATGCACTTTTGGCAGTTAAACTGCttgttattttgcattatttaattatttgagACCTGTACAATTTAATTAttaatgagaaaggagaaattatAGTATAAGTAAGCATTAACTCCCAGATAACTCCTACCTAACAATGAAAAGTAGATTCTGAAGACAAaacttttgttcttaaaataattttatattaaagtGGACAGAAAAGTTTCTCAAATCATATTCTATTCCTTGATCTTAACTAGAATAATTAAACAGTGCTAAACAGTACTTTTTCATGTGCTTTTgtaatgttcatttttaaaataaaaataaaaagcagagttGTATGACTTAATTGTATTTTATCCTTTAAATTTGTGTATTCTTGGCCAGTATTTGTGAGCTGAAAGTGTTCTTCTAAATTACAGATTCATATAATTCTGCTTTGCACTATCTTCAGTCTGCAAAATGTTTCACTAAAATGAGCTGTTATATTTCAAGCTCTTACAAATATCTGCCTTTGTTTATGTAGCTTTTagttaatttaaaatcattaatagagaagaaagaatgtgaGATGGgtttaaaaaatgagaattaaCTCAGGAATACAAATCTGTCTTTCTTTGCAGGTAATGTacataattaatttaaatgttgCTTATTTTTTGATACCTATTGGCCATCTCTTCCAAGGGGTTCCTTTCCAGGATactactttctttttcattatatttttaagaacatttgACGTGGATGCATGTTTAAATGCTTATTATCTAAAATAGACTGGAATACTTAAAATACTCTACAAAGTGAAATCACTTATGAAAATGAGACATCTATGGTATTTGGAACTGTATTTCTTATGTCTTGATAGAAGAACATCTTCagcctgccttttttttttcccacaagttcatagaatcatagaatcgctaaggttggaaaagacccacaggatcatccagtccaaccattcgcccttcatcaatggttcccgctaaaccatgtcccttaacacaacatccagacgctctttaaacaccaccagggtcggtgactccaccacctctctgggcagcccattccagtgcctgaccaccctttcagagaagtagtatttcctaacgtccagcctgaatcttccctgatgcagcttgaagccattccctctcgtcctatcactagtcacccaagagaagaggctgacccccagctcactacaacctcccttcaggtagttatagagagcaataaggtctcccctgagcctcctcttctctagactgaacaaccccagctccttcagccactcttcataaggtctgtgctccagacccctctgGTTGTTATATAATCCCATCTGAGTTTAGAAGAAATGTAATATATGCCACTATCCATCTCTTCATTCTTCTATCTATGCTGTATAGATTGCACTTATGCATGCTGAAATTCCTCTTGTAAAATTACTTCTACTAATTTTGTTGCATCTGTCACTTTCTATGTGTTTTCTGCATACTTGATATGTTTTTATCAAATACTTGCTCttacttctcttttccttcaaattaacgcttcttccttctgcctttttttgttacGCAGTCATAGTACTAAAAGCAGTTCAGGTAGACAAAATAATGAATGTTAGTGGATTTATTATGGGAATGATTAACAGAGATATTACAGTACATGGCTGTGTATAGGAATTCTCAGATCTTATATTCCACTTGACATTCAGTTCTAGcctggaaaataaatgtcatgtggtctgtagaattttttttttaattgtatgaTAATATAAGTTTCTTGCTAATTATTTCAAGATACTTACTTCCAACTACCTGTTTATTTGCTTGGAGAAGAGTGtaccatattaaaaaaaaaaaaaaaagacaaggtcTTTGAATTTGTTTGGGACAGCTTTTTAATAGATATATAAAATGGGAAATAGACCAAATAAAGAGCAGGCTTTTTAAGTTTGGACCTAGAGGgatgaactgactgaaaattTGAAATAGGAAGCAGTGAAGGCAGTCTTGCCTGTGATTCTTAACAGAGAACAATAGGaaactaaacaaagaaaatgagtttaaatACATCAAACTTCAGCAAATTCAGAAGAGTGCACAGagaaaattatttagaaaatgcaAAGAGTTTAGAAGTTCATTAAGAAGTATCTGTTGAGGACACtgcagtggatttttttctgttgtagaaggctaaggaaaacagaaactgatGTGGCTAGATCATTAACTTTCTAGTAgcactgaaaacacaaaaactcAAGCAGAGTAGGTGCTAGGATGATTGTTGATACACAGTAATAAGTTTAAGATCAAGGGAAAAGATTGATCTGCTTCTTTGTGATGAAGAAGACTGTTAACATTAAAATTAAGTGGTAcctaatatttttcttcctttttgctttagtttttGTTGAAAAGGTCATGTGGGGTTAGATGTTTCATAGAACTGAGGTGCTTTAGCAAAGGCTGAGAACTTGAGAAGTACAGAAAGGACTGGATAAAAATGTAtacagtggctttttttttttcaatgactGGACagttgtgggtttgtttttttttttttttgcttttgtggtggtgtttgtggcttggtgctgctttttttcccttttgttttccctaCTTCATTCCAGATACCTATAGTGAACTGGATGAAGCATTGTTCTGGGCATTAGTCGTGGGGAGAGGCTTTGAGATACGTTTGGAGAATAGAAAACATTCTGGATGATGATGAGAACGTATTAAATGTTCCTTACCACCAAAAaggtgggggggaaggagaggagaggaagatgCCCTGGAAATTAAAGGCTAGATAACTTAGCTTCACTTCTTGGCATTTCCTTGAACAAATCAAACTTTTACAAACTAGACAATAAGGAGAGAGATTAGTATCAGAGTGGATTTGTACAGAACAAGTATGCAAAGTATTTTTCTAGTAATTATTAttgataaagagaaaaatagcagATATCAAATCAACTTGGGACGTGACTTCTGGAGATCAACATGACAGTCAGCTagataaaaagcattttctcagcCAGGTATCTTGGGGTTTTACCATATTGCAAAGAGACTATGACTCAAAACGTTTCTCTTAGCAATAAATGAATATGCTGTGTGAAGATAGATCAGCAAAGGTACTATGCATGTGaaatctgttctgttctgctgtgtgATAGTACAGTCTCAGCTCAAATTTGTTGACATTCTCTCCTGAGCATGATTCTTCATTCAGACTGTTAGAACATGGACTGCCCACATCAACACCTTTTATGGAAGGCAGTTGGTTATTACTGTAACATTCTTTGGCTAACTAATCTTAGTcaatttgccttttttccctGGCCTTGACAAAGCTATTGAGATTTCTTTATACTAAAAACAATAgtagtaataaaaatagaatatcTAGGACTtaaactattttcctttttatttgctATTCATCTAAAGCAAACTGACTCCATGACCAACATcaacaaaaatgtgtttgtttctaaaatcacagaatctcaaAATAGTTGTGACTTAAAAGTTAAGGACTTTAAAAACTTGAGAGCAAGAGCAAATgtaacttcttccttttttaagaaagaattaAGGATTGAAGTTTCAGGACTGAACTTATCTGCACtaggaataaataaaatgctatttttccatTCTATTCTTGTTAGTTTTATTAATTCCCAGGCTAAGAAATGTTTTAGCTGGTCTCCAAGGTTTTATAAGATAGTTGTAAACTCTGTAAATAAAGACTTAACAAAGACTGAAATAACCATAAAATCGCTGTTTAAAATGAAGCCATCTGTTGTCATTTTGTGttcttgaggggaaaaaagcacagtgaggtagaaaaataaaaagtgtattAGAATATCAGTTAAACAGGTTCTTAATCCCAAAGTCTCATTTGCTTCACTGGGAGTGTCTTCACTGATTTTGATTAGCGTTTTATTAACTCAAATGGAATACTGTATCTAGATCTAAGGGCAACTATTCACATGAATCTGAATACCAAATGTTACCTGAATTCGGATTGAAGTCTAAAACTTTTGTTTAACTCTCCAAATTCACTGTAATCTCTTAGACTGTTCCATTATCTCATCCACCTACTCATATTTTCCACTTAATAAGAGCTTTGGAAACAAATCAAACTGATACTGTTAGCATAAATCTGGGAAAGTCAGGCTTTAGCAATCTGAAATATGAAGTCTGTTATATTGTGCAGATAGAACTCTGCCCAAAGAATTTCATGCtaaaagaaacagtaatttAGATACTCCAGACGATTATCAGTTACATTTACTTTTTCATACTTTGTCAGTTTCTGAGGTATCCTGTCATAtgttgcagatttttttaatatcatgtTTAATAATTTGTGCATCGTGTTTAATAATTTGTACCAGTAACAAATTTGGAAGCattttaactttgttttttcaCAAGAGATGGCCTTACACCTTTCTATAACCTTAACTGATGATAATACAGTACTAACATAATGACTAAAGAGATTCTGAATGTAGTGAACTTTTTTATGCTTAAACGGAGCAGATTTTTGCCACTCTTTGTGGCAAAAAGTGTTAAAGTACTTTCATTATCTAGTAGCAACCACACGTCTGGTGGTCCAAGAGAGTGAAAGTCCAGTGATACTGCTACATTTGGGGCTTTAAGTTCTCCCAAAAGGCTTTTGCCATTTGTACAGCTGGTAAAGTCAGCTCAATTTATGCAGACTGTGTCAGGTCTTAGAATCTcaattaattcaaaataatttattttgctaaatGTTTCCTACTCCTTATTCATATAAATTAGTGAAGACGTATCAATAACATTACTTACCAGATGGTTTATTGGTTGAAGTGGGAATACTAGTAACGGCAGGCATGGTTGGTAAGGTAGGTGGCAGAACCTTTAAGTTCTGATCACTCTGAATCTCATTAGTAGATATCTGATTAATCATACGATTGTAAGTAGGAGGCTGGTACACTTTGCTTGGCGGTTGTGGAGTTTGTGGCAGAGGCTTTATGGATGGCATTCTTTGACAGTATTCTTCTAGCTGGTTAATTATTATTGACTGATTATTTGCAATTGACATCAAATGTTGATACTTGTACTCTAAgtctttgtatttgtttgcaAGCTGCAGCATGTCTGCAGTTTGATTCAAGATCTTATTCTCAAGTTGGGAAAGTTCCAAGGCATTGTCCCGTTTTCGGATAATTTCATGTAATAACTGCATATAGAGTTGTGTGACACGAGAGTTCatatttctgctctcttttcttaAGAGCTTGACCTCATTAACAATCCCACCATCTACCTCTACCAGTTGCTGGAGAGTTTCTATTTGTCTCTTTTGTTTAAGGAGTTCATTGTTAAGTAACTGTAATTCTTGTTTATTTACCCTGTTTTCGAGGAGAACCTCAGGTTCTTTAGAATTCACACAAATGGCACCTGTCACTCTCTGTTGAGGTACAATAAAGGTGTAAGTGCATTTGTCCTGTGGATCACTGGAACGCTTGTATCTGTTCATATAAATGAACTCTTGTTCTCTTTCCTCATCATTGTCTTCAAATTCTTGTGTTTTGCTAGCAGCAGTTCCTACAGCAGCTATAAGCATTAAACAGATGAATCTTGTTGTCATCATGATCCTCTATTTCTGGTCAAATATTCTTCTGCAAAGAACTTcataaaatctgtttgaaaatacatttaatgtaAGTAACAAATTGGAAATCCAGttcatgcttaaaaaaaaaaacacacgaAATCATAATTTGTTCTATAACTTAACATACAGTATAATATTGCGTAATAATTAGTTTGACTATGAACAGATGAGGTAATTTTCTTGTCTAGTGTGAGTTCATGTCAGCTAGAGGAGACATCGTCAGAAATGAGCTTTATTGTGCTATCATCACAACTGCAGCAGTTAATAGTTACCAGTTTATCTAAAATCTGCAAAGAACCACAAAACATTGTTTGAAATACTAGTCTTTGAAGAGTCCTTACTTTCAAGCAAGTTCCACAGAAGTTTCC
Coding sequences within it:
- the ANGPTL2 gene encoding angiopoietin-related protein 2 precursor, translated to MMTTRFICLMLIAAVGTAASKTQEFEDNDEEREQEFIYMNRYKRSSDPQDKCTYTFIVPQQRVTGAICVNSKEPEVLLENRVNKQELQLLNNELLKQKRQIETLQQLVEVDGGIVNEVKLLRKESRNMNSRVTQLYMQLLHEIIRKRDNALELSQLENKILNQTADMLQLANKYKDLEYKYQHLMSIANNQSIIINQLEEYCQRMPSIKPLPQTPQPPSKVYQPPTYNRMINQISTNEIQSDQNLKVLPPTLPTMPAVTSIPTSTNKPSGPWRDCLQALEDGHDTSSIYLVKPENTNRLMQVWCDQRHDPGGWTVIQRRLDGSVNFFRNWETYKQGFGNIDGEYWLGLENIYWLTNQGNYKLLITMEDWSGRKVFAEYASFRLEPESEYYKLRLGRYNGNAGDSFTWHNGKQFTTLDRDHDVYTGNCAHYQKGGWWYNACAHSNLNGVWYRGGHYRSRYQDGVYWAEFRGGSYSLKKVVMMIRPNPNTFH